One segment of Verrucomicrobiota bacterium DNA contains the following:
- a CDS encoding glycosyl hydrolase produces the protein MKTNSILTFSIVLSCVSIFAQQPVVVGKGSYASFPPPGQMMDKKQNVDRVEETEKRKLYLVKDDGRPIPSNKWYQNLLFQQYGTGLWAMPHKVDATKEGIELFYPTKPNGDGTRMVTEFPLVITGKDFKPVDSRAKAWTDWTVSFRPFESDSRFMDVTLGEGMPAVWCEFTGVQPIIAFGGNGGKGSRGKKPASFFDLAGKAASLPVTGDTLGITYEGRSYGVFAPDGTKFEQGVDGVSVAFAGKGAFLVVCPLPAEKDIALFHQHAFAVPRDTQLSWNYDRNAGTITTTWKVMAEPLKGSGKSVIQGFLPHHWRENTAKLDLSGPNFTTIRGAMKCGAGETFSVAYPFHGILPNLPVPVAKSYDGARVKELLTQHFTDPKKKLGGDTYWGGKELERFAQAAFIAAQTKDSSLAVILGKLREGMENWLTYTPGEKGQFFAWYPHRKGLVGFPASYGSEHFTDTHFHQGYFVYAAGLLCQLQPDFAAAYGEFARLIAKNYANYDRNDSRFPFFRTFDLWRGHSFADGNGFPDGNNQESTGEAVNSWAGMILLGEALGDADLTAAGVMGYSFESRANVEYWFDPHGDVFPKNYAHKACGMIWCNSIVWGTWFTASPAWIYGIQWIPSGPHAAFYDRQPALIKNAYAEVVRELEAFEAREAAKKANYVMKPATIKTLGGELGSYHLGFLMHADAPRAVAEMDKLWAEPGDKVAHNEWMMNLYYQASALADLGRVDWACHGSTPTSMVYANAAKKTRTCIAWNPTAKPQTVQFFEGTKPLDKLVVPPYSIASASK, from the coding sequence AAAACAAAATGTGGACCGCGTGGAAGAGACCGAGAAGCGGAAGCTCTACCTCGTCAAGGACGATGGCCGCCCCATCCCCAGCAACAAGTGGTATCAAAACCTCCTGTTCCAGCAATACGGCACTGGCTTGTGGGCGATGCCGCACAAGGTGGATGCCACGAAGGAGGGTATCGAGTTGTTTTACCCCACGAAACCCAATGGTGATGGCACCCGCATGGTTACTGAATTTCCGCTCGTCATCACCGGCAAGGATTTCAAGCCGGTGGATTCGCGAGCGAAGGCTTGGACGGATTGGACGGTTTCATTCCGACCGTTCGAGAGCGACTCGCGTTTCATGGATGTGACGCTTGGGGAAGGGATGCCGGCCGTGTGGTGCGAGTTCACGGGCGTGCAGCCCATTATCGCGTTTGGCGGTAACGGCGGCAAGGGTAGTCGCGGCAAAAAACCGGCGTCGTTTTTCGATCTTGCCGGCAAGGCGGCCTCGCTGCCTGTGACCGGCGACACGCTCGGCATCACCTACGAAGGTCGCTCGTATGGCGTGTTCGCGCCGGATGGGACGAAGTTCGAGCAAGGCGTGGACGGGGTGTCAGTCGCGTTTGCGGGCAAGGGCGCGTTTCTCGTCGTGTGTCCGCTGCCAGCGGAGAAGGACATTGCGCTTTTTCACCAGCATGCCTTCGCGGTGCCGCGCGACACGCAGCTCTCGTGGAACTACGATCGCAATGCGGGCACCATCACGACAACCTGGAAAGTCATGGCCGAGCCGCTCAAGGGAAGTGGCAAAAGTGTTATTCAGGGTTTCTTGCCGCATCATTGGCGCGAAAACACGGCCAAGCTCGATCTCAGCGGTCCGAACTTCACGACCATTCGTGGCGCCATGAAATGTGGCGCGGGCGAGACGTTCTCCGTGGCCTACCCGTTCCATGGCATTCTGCCGAATCTGCCCGTGCCAGTGGCGAAGAGCTACGACGGCGCACGAGTGAAAGAACTGCTGACACAGCATTTCACCGACCCGAAAAAGAAACTGGGCGGCGACACGTATTGGGGCGGCAAGGAGCTGGAGCGTTTTGCCCAAGCGGCATTTATTGCGGCGCAGACGAAGGATTCGTCGCTCGCGGTCATCCTTGGAAAATTGCGGGAGGGCATGGAAAACTGGTTGACGTACACTCCGGGTGAAAAAGGCCAGTTTTTCGCCTGGTACCCGCATCGCAAAGGATTGGTCGGATTCCCCGCCTCCTATGGTTCGGAACATTTCACGGATACGCATTTCCATCAAGGTTACTTCGTTTATGCGGCGGGGCTGCTGTGCCAGCTTCAGCCGGACTTCGCCGCGGCCTATGGTGAGTTTGCGCGGCTGATTGCAAAGAATTACGCGAACTACGATCGCAACGACTCGCGTTTCCCGTTCTTCCGCACGTTTGACCTCTGGCGCGGCCACAGCTTTGCCGATGGCAACGGTTTCCCCGACGGCAATAACCAGGAATCCACCGGCGAGGCTGTGAATAGTTGGGCTGGCATGATTCTGCTTGGCGAGGCGCTTGGCGACGCCGACCTTACCGCCGCCGGGGTGATGGGCTATTCGTTCGAGTCGCGTGCGAACGTCGAATATTGGTTCGATCCGCACGGCGATGTCTTCCCGAAGAATTACGCGCATAAAGCCTGCGGCATGATCTGGTGCAACAGCATCGTCTGGGGCACGTGGTTCACCGCCAGCCCGGCGTGGATTTACGGCATTCAATGGATTCCGTCAGGCCCCCACGCCGCGTTCTACGACCGGCAGCCGGCGCTCATCAAAAATGCCTATGCGGAGGTGGTGCGCGAGTTGGAGGCCTTTGAGGCCAGGGAGGCGGCCAAAAAGGCAAACTACGTGATGAAGCCGGCCACCATCAAAACGCTGGGCGGCGAACTCGGCAGTTATCACCTCGGTTTCCTCATGCATGCTGACGCTCCACGTGCGGTGGCCGAAATGGACAAGCTCTGGGCCGAGCCAGGGGACAAAGTCGCGCACAATGAATGGATGATGAACCTGTACTATCAAGCCAGTGCGCTCGCCGACCTTGGGCGCGTGGATTGGGCCTGTCACGGCAGCACCCCGACCTCGATGGTCTATGCGAACGCGGCGAAAAAGACGCGCACCTGCATCGCCTGGAACCCAACCGCCAAGCCGCAGACCGTGCAGTTCTTTGAAGGAACCAAACCCCTCGATAAACTCGTCGTTCCCCCGTACAGCATCGCCAGCGCATCCAAGTGA